GTCTCGGTGTGTACGCCGTCGTTCCTGCACCGCGACCACGTGGTCGACACGGTGCGGGCCGCGGCCGACCCGGACGTGGTCTGGTGCGAGAAGCCGATCGCCTCCTCGGTGACCGACGCCGAGGAGATGATCGACGCCTGTGACGACGCCGACGCGGAACTGCTGGTGAACCACTCGTTCCGCTTTACCGACAAGCTCCGCCGGCTCCACGACCTGATGCAGGAGGAGGACCTGCTGGGCGAGGTCCACTCGGTGTCGAGCCAGTTCCGGATGGAACTGCTCCGGAACTCGACGCATCTGCTCGACACGCTCGTCTACCTGCTGGACGCCCGCGCGGACCGGGTGTCCGGCTACATCTCCGGGGAGAACGAGGCGGTCGACTCGCTCGACGCCGACCGGGACGTCGACGACGCCGCCGGCGGCGGCTACGCCCTCATGGACGACGGGACGTTCGCGACGATAGACTGTACCATCCCGCGGGACGACTCGTCGATGACGCTCTCGTTCGTCGGGAGCGAGGGGAAACTGTACATGAACAACGACGACGGCGAGTGGCGCTACTGGTCGCTGGAGGACGGCGAGCACGTCGAGGAGCCGCTGCCCGGCATCGAGGGCGCGTGGACCTGGGACGACGACTACGAGTCGGCGTTCGCCAACGCGGCCGACCACGTCGTCGAACTCCTCGACGGCGATGCGACGAACCGCTCGCCCGGACGGGAGGCCGCCCGATCGCTGGAGATCATCGCCGGGTTCTACATCTCCCACTACACGGGCGGCGACGTGTCGGTCCCGC
The Halostella litorea DNA segment above includes these coding regions:
- a CDS encoding Gfo/Idh/MocA family protein, with protein sequence MTYRAGIIGTGGIAGMGILGMHDEEAIGKEKIRASHAGGYDEAEGVELVAVADVDEEKLDTFGEAWDIPPEGRYVGHEAMLEAEDLDVVSVCTPSFLHRDHVVDTVRAAADPDVVWCEKPIASSVTDAEEMIDACDDADAELLVNHSFRFTDKLRRLHDLMQEEDLLGEVHSVSSQFRMELLRNSTHLLDTLVYLLDARADRVSGYISGENEAVDSLDADRDVDDAAGGGYALMDDGTFATIDCTIPRDDSSMTLSFVGSEGKLYMNNDDGEWRYWSLEDGEHVEEPLPGIEGAWTWDDDYESAFANAADHVVELLDGDATNRSPGREAARSLEIIAGFYISHYTGGDVSVPLDRPLRDVTITSW